The sequence AACATAGTTAATATCACGTATAAATATACGTTACCGCCCACGCGCACCTGCACGCGATTATAGATTACGCTCGCGCGTGGGCGCGTATTTATGCCATTTTTTTTAATGTAATGGATATTTTTTTTCTCTATAAAGTTTAAAATATTTTTTATTACATTTAGGGATTATGGAGCTTAAAGAAAGAAGAGAAATGGGTATCACGAAAGATCGTTTAAATTTTAAGCCTTTCGAATATCAGTGGGCTTATGAGTATTGGTTTAAGCAACAAAATGCGCATTGGTTGCATACGGAGATCAACATGCAGTCGGATATTCATGATTGGAATGAAAATTTATCGGATCGAGAAAAGAATGTTATTGGAGATATCTTAAAGGGTTTTACTCAAACGGAAACAGAAGTTGGAAATTATTGGTCCGAAATGATTCCAAAGTGGTTTCCAATTCCAGAGATAAAAATGATGGGTCAAGCATTTGGTTCTTTTGAGACGATTCATGCTGTGGCTTATTCTTATTTGAATGATATTTTAGGGTTAGATAATTTTCATGCTTTTTTAGAAGATGAAGCAACCATGAAAAAGTTGAAAGTATTGATGGATATTAGAAAAAGTGATCATGGTAAGTATAATAGAAAGGAGATAGCAAAGAGTATTGCTTTGTTTTCTGCTGCAGCAGAAGGAATTCAATTGTTTTCTTCTTTTGCGGTATTATTGTCTTTTAGAAAATCTAATCGTTTGAAGGGGATAGGGCAACAAATTATTTTTTCTGTTAGGGATGAGTCTCTTCATTCGGAAGCGGGGTGTAAGATTTTTCGTACGTTTTGTGAAGAAAATGATGGATTAAAAAATTCGGTTGCAGATTCTATTTATTATGGAATGGATTTAGCATTAAAAAATGAATTTATTTTTATTGATCAAATTTTTGATAATGGTGATATTCCAACTATTAAGAGAGAAGAATTGAAAAATTTTATGAAAGATAGAGCCAATCTTAAATTGAAAGAATTAGGACTATCGGATGCCTATTGTATAGATAAAAATATGTTAGATAACATGAGTTGGTTTTATATAACGATATCTGGAGAACAGCAAACTGATTTTTTTGATAATCGTGAAACAGGATATAGTAAGCCTAATGAAGATTGGAATGAAGATCTTTTTGTTTTGGATGAGAAAAAAACTTCTACAGAAAAAAAAATATTAGAAATTCTTTTAAAGAATCAGAAAGAAAATTTAGGAAATTCTGGATGTGTATCCTGTGAGTCTTAGTTATGGGTTATGGCTAATTTTGATATAAATTGAAAAGAAAAATTACACCTTGGTACAATACTTTAGGAAAAGAACAACTATTGCATAGTTCTGTTTGTGATTATT comes from Blattabacterium clevelandi and encodes:
- a CDS encoding ribonucleotide-diphosphate reductase subunit beta — translated: MGITKDRLNFKPFEYQWAYEYWFKQQNAHWLHTEINMQSDIHDWNENLSDREKNVIGDILKGFTQTETEVGNYWSEMIPKWFPIPEIKMMGQAFGSFETIHAVAYSYLNDILGLDNFHAFLEDEATMKKLKVLMDIRKSDHGKYNRKEIAKSIALFSAAAEGIQLFSSFAVLLSFRKSNRLKGIGQQIIFSVRDESLHSEAGCKIFRTFCEENDGLKNSVADSIYYGMDLALKNEFIFIDQIFDNGDIPTIKREELKNFMKDRANLKLKELGLSDAYCIDKNMLDNMSWFYITISGEQQTDFFDNRETGYSKPNEDWNEDLFVLDEKKTSTEKKILEILLKNQKENLGNSGCVSCES